The sequence GAGCCTGAAAGATAACCGCGGACAACGCATTCAACAGGAATCACCTCGGTCTTAAGCACAAGCATACTCCTTCCTCTCAGTGTTTCCTTGTAAGGAGCGCACTCCGGAGGATAGTCTTTTACATCAAAGCTCACAACATGTATCGGGACAACATCTTTTATTTTATCAAACCAGAACTTTGAAAGCGCCGTCAGCACTTTCCCCTTGTAAGGGATACCATTGGGAAGGATAACGTCAAAGGCGGAAAGCCTGTCAGTGGCAACTATGAGGAGCTTATCTCCCAAATCATATATGTCGCGCACCTTCCCCCGTTTTACTAACTTTAGCCCGCTGAAATTCGTCTTACTGACTGTTTCCTTATACAGGTAATTTTCTCCCATGGCGCATCACCCTATTTTAATTTCAAAGTTCTCTATTACAGGATTGGCAAGGAGCTTTTTGCACATAACGTCAACCCTCTGTCTTGCCACCTCAGCATCATTCCCATTAATCTTAAGCTCGATATATTTTCCCACCTTTACTTCTTCGACCTCATTGAATCCAAGGGATGCAAGCGAGCTTTTTACAGCCTTCCCCTGAGGATCGAGTACCCCTTCTTTGAATTTTATAAAGACCTTTACGTTTATCATTTTAATCTCCGCGATATCCCTATCTGAACACTCTTTTGAATATCTTGTCAATATTCCTTGTATGATAACTGTAGTTGAAAACTTTATCAATCTCAGAAGGAGTCATAAATTTCATCACATCCTTGTCTTTAAGGAGATGCTCTTTAAATGTGCCTCCTTCTTTTAACGCCTTCATCGCGTTGCGCTGTACCATCTCATAAGCATCCTCGCGGATGACATCTTTGTCAATGAGCGCAAGGAGTACTCCCTGCGAAAACATTCCGCCGCTTGTCAGCTCAAGGTTCTGCTTCATCTTTTCAGGATATACCAGCAGGTTGTTAAACAGGTTTGTGACCTTGTTTAAAAGATAATCCATAAGGATCGTGCTGTCCGGCATTATTACCCTCTCTACCGACGAGTGGCTTATATCCCTTTCATGCCAGAGCGGAATATTTTCAAGCGCTGCCATTGCATTTCCTCTTATCACCCTCGCAAGACCTGATATCTGTTCGCAGGTTATTGGGTTTCGCTTGTGAGGCATAGCCGACGAACCTTTCTGCCCTTTGGAGAAAAATTCTTCTGCCTCTCCGACCTCTGTACGCTGGAGATGTCTTATCTCGGTTGCAAACTTATCAAGCGAAGACGCTGTAATTGCAAGTGCCGTGAGGTATTCAGCATGCCTGTCTCTCTGCAATATCTGCGTCGATGCAGGAGCAGGCTTTAATCCCAGTTTCGCACAGACATACTTTTCGATATCAGGATTCACATTGGCAAATGTTCCAACTGCACCTGATATTTTTCCATATGATATTGTCTCGCGCGCCTGCTTTAGCCTTCTCAAGTTTCTTGCCATCTCATCGTACCAGACAGCCATTTTAAACCCGAAAGTTATTGGCTCTGCATGCATGCCGTGAGACCGTCCCGGCATTGCTGTCTTCTTATAACGCATTGCCAGTTTCTTTATAGCCTTCATAGTTTCTTTGGCATCGCTTATTATCATGTCCATTGCTTCTCTGAGCTGAAGGGAAAGGCCTGTGTCAAGGATATCAGATGAGGTAAGCCCCATGTGGATGAAACGGGAGTCTTCGCCTACATGTTCTGCCACGTTTGTGAGAAAGGCTATGACATCATGTTTTGTGACCTTCTCTATTTCATCGATCCTTTTAACGTCAAAATCCGCCTTTGCCCGAATGTTCTTAACGGCTGAGGCCGGAACCTTCCCCTTGCGGCTTAAAGCCTCGCAAACAAGGATCTCAATGTCGAGAAACTTCTGAAACTTGTTCCTGTCCTCCCAAATTTTTGCCATCTCAGGGCGTGTATATCTGGGTATCAATGTAATCTCCTTATTTCGTAATCTTTAAAAGATATAAATTTATTTCTTATTAAAGGAACATCTCCCGTCTGATGCTCCGTTTTATTGGACCAAGGCCTGCAAGCGAAAGCTTATCCTTCCTGTAAACCGCCGATACAAAACGTTTGATATCTTCAATGGTTACCGCATCTATGTTTTTCATTATCTCATCAATATCAGAAAATTTTCCAAAAAAAAGTTCCTGTTTTGCAAGCTTTGTCATACGGCTGTTCATGCTTTCAAGGGAAAGGAGGTAGTTCCCCTTCAGATGCTCTTTGGCTATCTTCAGTTCTTTATCCTTTACTCCTTTCACCGCTATATCTTCAAGCTCATCCATTACAAGCTTAACTATCTCCTCAATATTGTCAGGGCTCGCTCCTGCATAAACACCGAAAATCCCGGTATCTGTAAAGGAAGAGTAAAACGAATAAATATTATAAACAAGCCCCCGGTCTTCCCTTATTTTTTGAAAAAGCCTGCTGCTTATACTACCACCGAGAATAAGATTCAAAAGATATTTTGCAAACCTCATCTCGCTTGTCTGACTGACCCCGGGAAAACCCAGGCAGAAATGCGCCTGTTCAAGAGACTTGCGCTTTATAAAAATATCCGGAGTATATTGGGGTTTCTTCCTTGAAGGAGAGTTGTTTTTTTTAACATCATGGACGTTATCAAAACAGAAATAGCGGTTGGAAAAATCAATGAGTTTTTTTTTATTGAAACTTCCTGCTACAGCAAGGATGATCTGTGAAGGCCTGTAAAGACCGGGGAACATTTCCTTTATTGTCTTAGATTTTATGTTGTTTACCGACTTTACTGTTCCCTGGATAGGGTTGCCAAGCAAATGTCCTTTCCAGACTACTTTGAAGAAAAGGTCATAAAGGAATTCATCCGGGAGATCCTCGCACATCTTTATCTCTTCAAGTATAACCCTCTTTTCTTTCTGCACATCATTGTCGTCAAAAAGAGAATTGTGAAGGATATCGGAGAGGAGTTCAAAGACGGTCTCAATGTGGAAATCAGATGCCTGTACAAAAACACCTGTATATTCACGGCTTGTAAAGGCATCGCAGTAACCCCCTATCATATCCAGGGCCACTGCGATATCCTTGGCATTACGGTTCTTCGTACCTTTGAAAAGAAGGTGTTCTATGAAATGGGAAAGCCCGCTGAATTTTTCCGGTTCATCACGGGAACCCTGTTTTACAAATACACCTACTGAAACTGACCTTACATGCGGAACATGCTCTGCAACTAAAGTAACTCCATTCTGAAGAGATTCTTTCAGAAGCATTTTAGTTTACTTTCTTTTCAGTCTCTCCAAGCGCCTCTTTGCGGCTCAAACGAAGCTTCCCGTCCTTGTCGATTTCAAGGAGTTTTACAAGAACCTCGTCCCCTTCATTGAGTACATCTCTCACGCTCTTCACTCTTGTGTTTTCAAGCTGTGATATGTGGACAAGTCCTTCAGTCCCCGGAAGTATTTCAACAAAAGCCCCGAAATCCATAATCTTCTTAACTTTTCCCAGATAAATCTTGCCGACTTCCGGGTCTTCCATCATCCCTTTTATTATATTGACTGCGCTTTCTGCTGCCTGGCTGTCAACGGAAGAGACATTAACCCTGCCGGTGTCATCAACATCAATCTTTGCTTTGGTCCGCTCTATTATGCTTCTTATATTTTTGCCGCCCGGGCCTATGAGTTCGCCGATCCTTGACGGGTTGATGTTTATGGTAAGTATCCTCGGAGCATAAGCTGAGATTGACTCCCTCGGCTTGGAAATGACTTCATCCATCTTGCCAAGTATGTGGAGCCTTCCTGCCTTTGCCTGCTCCAGCGCTGTTTTTACAATATCCTTTGTGACCCCCAATATCTTGATATCCATCTGGAAAGCAGTGATTCCGTTCTTTGTTCCGGCAACTTTGAAATCCATATCACCAAGATGGTCTTCAAGGCCAAGTATGTCGGAGAGTACAACTACCTTTTCCCCTTCCTTTATGAGTCCCATGGCAATACCAGCCACCGCCGCCTTTATGGGAACTCCTGCGTCCATGAGAGAAAGAGAGCCTGAACAAACAGTGGCCATTGATGAAGAGCCGTTTGATTCAAGTATCTCGGAAACAATCCTTAAAGTGTATGGGAATTTATCAGATGACGGTAAAACCTGCTTCAATGCACGTTCCGCCAGGTTCCCATGTCCTATCTCACGCCTTCCGGGTCCAAAGCGGTTGCTCGTTTCATTGACTGAAAATGGAGGAAAATTATAATGCAGCATGAAGGAACGTCTTGATTCCCCTTCAAGTGCATCAATTATCTGTTCATCATCTGAGGTACCCAGCGTCACAACGCTTAATGACTGGGTCTCACCCCTTGTAAACACCGCAGTGCCATGTGTCCTCGGAAGAACTCCGATTTCGCATGTTATCTGCCTTATGTCCTTTGTACCCCTTCCGTCAGCTCTCACTGACTCTTCCACTATCATAGTCCTCAGGCATTCGCTTTCAATCTCACCAAAGTACCGTTCAAAGTGGGATTCTTTTTCTTCATCTATTTCAAGTGCAGCTTTGGCATCAGCTTTTATCTTCTCTACTGCATCCTGCCTTTCAAGCTTTGCTTTTATTCGGCAGGCAGCATTTATTGCGTCCTTGACTTTTGCCCTTACTGCATCTCTGAATTCATGGTCATCTACGATAGTTACAGTTACTTTTTCTTTGCCTGCCTCTTTGCGGAATTCTTCCTGAAGCTCTATTACTTTTTTAAGTGATTCATGGCCATAGAAAACCGCCTCCAGCATGTCAGCTTCAGATATCTCAGACGCTCCGCCTTCAACCATTGTCACTGCTTCTTTTGTACCTGCAACGATGAGATTGATATCGCTCTTTTCCAGCTCCTCGTAGGTCGGATTTATTATAAACTTCCCGTCAATCCTGCCAACCCTCACTGCTGCAACCGGGATGGTAAGCGGGATATTCGAAATAAGGAGCGCTGCCGAAGCGCCAATCACGGAAATAACATCGGGGTCGTTCTTCTGGTCAGTGCAAAGTACGCTCACCATGACCTGGACATCTTTAAAATATCCGTCAGGGAAAAGAGGTCTTAAAGGTCTGTCAATGAGACGGGATGTTAAAATCTCCTTCTCGTTTGGCCTTCCTTCGCGCTTAAAGAACCCGCCCGGTATCTTGCCGGCGGCATAGGTTTTTTCTCTGTAATCAACAGAGAACGGGAGGAAATCCAAGCCCTTCCTGTCTAACTTACTGCTTACTGCTGTAACAAGCACTACTACATCATCCAGGCTTGCCAAGACTGCGCCATCTGCCTGCTTTGCAAGCCTTCCTGTTTCAAGGGAAAGTTTTTTCCCGAAAAAATCAATTTCTTTTTTTATCATTATCAATTAGCCTCTATCAATTAACTTCTATGAGCTTTAAATGCTGGATCTGCTATCTGCGGAGACCTAAATCCTGAATTAGCTTGGAATACCTTGAGACGTCAACGCCTTTGACATAATCAAGGAGTTTCCTGCGCCTGTTTACAAGCTTCAGCAAGCCTCTTCTCGAATGGTGGTCTTTTTCATGGGTCTTGAAGTGCTCTGTGAGGTATGTAATCCTATCAGTAAGGATAGCAACCTGAACCTCCGGCGAACCTGTATCTGTCCCATGCTTTCTGAACTTCCCTATAATTTCGCTTTTCTTTTCTTTTTCTAATGCCACGAACTCTTACCCCCTTTCAATTAATAAACACACGTTTTATTTTAAATACATAACTCTTATCTTCACTCTGGCCATCTGCATCCGGGGCCATACTCTGCCCGATTGCAAGGAGCATTTGTCCTTCACCCTTGATCCTGCAGTAACCCGTATCAAAAAGTGTCCCATTTACCGACACTACGTTTTCCATTGTAACAGAAGCACCATCGCGTACTCTTTTCTCACCGGCATCTGTCACATGCACCTCGGCAAGGCTGCTGAGGATTGAATCAATTTCATGGACGATTCCGGTAAGTATCCCTTTTGCGCCGGCCTCTCTCACCTCATCAATGCGTTTTGAGCCATCTATATCAAAGGCTCCGCTCCTGAGCCTTACAAGTTCTGAGATATGCCCACCGCAACCGAGCATATCCCCTATATCAGAAGCAAGGACACGAATATACGTTCCGGCAGAGCATGTAACATTTATTTTTAAAAAAGGATACTCAAAAGAAAGTATTTCAATTTCTTTTATTTTCACCTCACGAGGCGCTCTTTCAACGACTTTTCCCTCCCTTGCCAGCTTGTAAAGCCTTTTCCCCTTGTGCTTTACCGCTGAGAACATGGGAGGTACCTGCCTGATTGTTCCACTGAACGATTTCACAGCCTTTTGCACATCTTCCAAAGCCGGGGTCTTTTCCCCTTCGTATGTTGCAACAACAGTTCCTTCTGAGTCAAGGGTGTCAGTGCTTATCCCAAGTCGTATCATTGCTGAATATTTCTTCTCACCGTCTTCTATTGATGGCATAAAAGGTATTATCCTTGTTGCCTTTCCGAGAAATACAGGGAGGACTCCCTCGGCAAGCGGGTCAAGGGTGCCGCCATGTCCGCACTTTTTTTCACCGGAGATATTCCTTACCATCTTAACTGCATCAAAGGAAGTTATCCCCTTGTGCTTATAAAGATTTATTATGCCATCCATATTATTTCAGTCTGATTTCAGTTTCCTATAGACTTTAGACACTTCTCCCCTTCAAACGAATTGGTACAAATAAACAAAAACCCCTTACTTGTCAAGGGATAATGACAGGGATGCAGAGCGCAGGTATGTTTAATTGTGCTTCCCTTCATCAAGCACGTTCCTTACCTTCTTTAACAGCTCATTCGGCGACATAGGCTTGAAAATCATCTGAGCGCTGTCTTCGAGCAGCACCTTCTGCCGGACAATGTCGGGCGCATATCCGCTCATGAAGATGATCTTAATATCAGGCTTAATTTTTCGTATCTCGTCGCAAGCCTCTTTGCCGTTCATCTTCGGCATGATAAGGTCTGACAGGATGAGGTGGATTCTGTCTTTGTTCTCCATGAATTTTCTCACCGCATCCTCGCCGTCAACAGCCTCTATGACCGTATAGCCTAATTCTGTCAGCACAGCCTTTGACAGATTCCTCAAGGATTCATCGTCCTCAGCAACAAGAATTGTTTCCGTGCCACCCTCTGAAGCTTCTTCCTGATGCGTTTTAGTCTCTTTCCTTGGTTTCGATGCTATGATGGGCAGGTAAATTCGAAATGTTGTGCCATTGCCGGGCTCGCTGTAAACATTGATGTAGCCATCATGCTCTTTGATAATCCCGTATACCACCGCAAGACCCAAGCCCGTGCCTTTGCCAACTTCCTTGGTCGTAAAGAATGGCTCGAAGATCCGCTTCCGCGTTTCTTCGTCCATCCCTATGCCGGTGTCCGATATTGTTATCAGGGCATATTCGCCCGGTTTGCCGTAGCCATGTGCTGAGATGAAGCCTTGGTTCAGGGTGACCTTTTCTGTTGCAATAGTAAAAGCGCCTCCCTTCGGTATAGCATCACGAGCGTTTGTTGCTAAATTCATCAGCACCTGCTCAAGATGATGGCTGTCTGCGTGGACATGTATCGGTCTCTCTTGCAGGACTGTTTTACATTCTATATCCTCTCCCATGACCCTCTTCAGGAACTTCTCAACCTGTCTAACGACTTCGTTCAGGTTCACGGGGGTTTTATTGCTGATATGTTTCCTGCTGAACAGGAGGATGTCTTTCGTAAGATAGGCTGCCCTGTCCACGCCTTCGAGCATATGTTCGATGTTTAGACGAATGGGATCATCCTTCTCCAATTTCATGAGAGCAATATGACCATATCCTGTAATTGCTGTAAGAATGTTGTTAAAGTCATGAGCGATGCCGCCCGCAAGCTGACCCACTACTTCCATCTTCTGAGATTGGAGATACTGAGCCTCGAGTTTACGTTGCTCGGTGAGGTCCCGGACAGTTGCCTGGAGGAACTGCTTCCCTTCCAGCTCCGTATGCGTGAGGAGTACAGTGGCAGGGAATTCCTCACCATCGCTCCGTTTGTGCGTCCATTCGAAGAAATGGGATCCTTTGAGCATGGCCGTCTCAATCATCTCCTTAGACTTCTCATCAGAAGCGCGGCCATCCGGTTGCCGCTCGGGTGACAAATCCTCAGGCCCATAAGTAATGAATTCCTCATCGTTCTTCACTCTGAACATGCCCACCGTTGCCTGGTTGCATGAGGTAAACTCCCATGAAGGCGGGCCCAAAGTCATTAAGGCGTCGCGGGAGCTTTCGAAGAGAACACGGAACTTCTTATCAATTTCACGCAGATTCGCCTCAGCCTTTTTCCGCTCTGTGATGTCTTTTGCATAATGTACCACTCCCCGCACAACTCCATTTTTATCGAGAAGCGGGAAGCATGCTATGGAAAACCAGCGGTTGAGTCTTGACTCAAACCTCTCTGCTTCGAAAGGTTTTCCCTTCTGCTCTGTATTAATCTTCGGGCAGGCCTCATGAGGTTCATTCTTCCCGTGAAACAACTCGAAACATTTCCTGGAGCGGATCTCATTCTGTGAAGCGCCGAAAACTTTCTCGCAAGACTTGTTTGCAAGGATAATGTTGAAATTTTTGTCATGGATAGTCACGCAGTCGCCTATCGAGTTAAACGTTGTCTGCCATTCCTGCTCCTTCGCCTCAATCACTGCCTTGGCATTTTCAAGTTCCCTGACCTTCTCCTCAAGCTTGGTGGCGACAATATTGCTGTAGCTCCGAAAATATTCATGATCATTATCAATCTGCTCAGCAGGGAACGTCTTTTCTTTCCTGAGGTTACATTCTTTAATAATAGAATTCAGTTTCTCCCATAACTCGTTAAGATCTTTTGGTTTAACAATAAACGCTTCGGCACCGAGGGAAATAGCTAATTCAACCTCCTTATAGCCCGTGTATGTTGCGGAGTAAAAAACAAAGGGGATCGAGCGCAGATTCTCATCAGTTTTTATCGCCCTCAAAAACTGGAAGCCGTCCATCACCGGCATAAGCGCGTCTGAGATTATCAGGTCAGGTTTCTGAGATTTGGCAAGGTCAAGCCCTTCCTGTCCATCCTGTGCCTCTATGACATTTTTACAACCATGATTTTCGAAGTTGTATCTCAATAACTTCCGGTCATCCGCATTATCTTCAACAATAAGGATTTTCAATTCAAATTTCACAAATTCCCCTTTGCAGTTATTTCATATCTTGCTGGATTGATATTCACTAATTTTTACCGGCATCCTGATTGTAAACTTGCTTCCTTCTTCATATATGCTCTCAACAAAAATCTCGCCTCTTAATATTTCTGAAACGAGCTTTTTAGTAAGATATAAACCTAATCCGGTCCCAAGGACTGTTGTCCTTAGAGGTGAATCAAGGCGGATAAAGGACATGAATAATTTGGGGATATCTTCTTTCCTGATGCCGATACCTGTGTCAGTGACAGAGATTTCAACGAAATCAGTGTTAAGTTTTGAGTCCTGAGTTTTGAGCTCGGAGACTTTCCCTTTTTCATTTAGAATTCTGACTTCTGGATTCTGAATTCTTTGTACGGCAATGTGT is a genomic window of Candidatus Schekmanbacteria bacterium containing:
- a CDS encoding adenylosuccinate lyase; amino-acid sequence: MIPRYTRPEMAKIWEDRNKFQKFLDIEILVCEALSRKGKVPASAVKNIRAKADFDVKRIDEIEKVTKHDVIAFLTNVAEHVGEDSRFIHMGLTSSDILDTGLSLQLREAMDMIISDAKETMKAIKKLAMRYKKTAMPGRSHGMHAEPITFGFKMAVWYDEMARNLRRLKQARETISYGKISGAVGTFANVNPDIEKYVCAKLGLKPAPASTQILQRDRHAEYLTALAITASSLDKFATEIRHLQRTEVGEAEEFFSKGQKGSSAMPHKRNPITCEQISGLARVIRGNAMAALENIPLWHERDISHSSVERVIMPDSTILMDYLLNKVTNLFNNLLVYPEKMKQNLELTSGGMFSQGVLLALIDKDVIREDAYEMVQRNAMKALKEGGTFKEHLLKDKDVMKFMTPSEIDKVFNYSYHTRNIDKIFKRVFR
- the pnp gene encoding polyribonucleotide nucleotidyltransferase, with translation MIKKEIDFFGKKLSLETGRLAKQADGAVLASLDDVVVLVTAVSSKLDRKGLDFLPFSVDYREKTYAAGKIPGGFFKREGRPNEKEILTSRLIDRPLRPLFPDGYFKDVQVMVSVLCTDQKNDPDVISVIGASAALLISNIPLTIPVAAVRVGRIDGKFIINPTYEELEKSDINLIVAGTKEAVTMVEGGASEISEADMLEAVFYGHESLKKVIELQEEFRKEAGKEKVTVTIVDDHEFRDAVRAKVKDAINAACRIKAKLERQDAVEKIKADAKAALEIDEEKESHFERYFGEIESECLRTMIVEESVRADGRGTKDIRQITCEIGVLPRTHGTAVFTRGETQSLSVVTLGTSDDEQIIDALEGESRRSFMLHYNFPPFSVNETSNRFGPGRREIGHGNLAERALKQVLPSSDKFPYTLRIVSEILESNGSSSMATVCSGSLSLMDAGVPIKAAVAGIAMGLIKEGEKVVVLSDILGLEDHLGDMDFKVAGTKNGITAFQMDIKILGVTKDIVKTALEQAKAGRLHILGKMDEVISKPRESISAYAPRILTININPSRIGELIGPGGKNIRSIIERTKAKIDVDDTGRVNVSSVDSQAAESAVNIIKGMMEDPEVGKIYLGKVKKIMDFGAFVEILPGTEGLVHISQLENTRVKSVRDVLNEGDEVLVKLLEIDKDGKLRLSRKEALGETEKKVN
- the rpsO gene encoding 30S ribosomal protein S15 — its product is MALEKEKKSEIIGKFRKHGTDTGSPEVQVAILTDRITYLTEHFKTHEKDHHSRRGLLKLVNRRRKLLDYVKGVDVSRYSKLIQDLGLRR
- the purS gene encoding phosphoribosylformylglycinamidine synthase subunit PurS, whose product is MINVKVFIKFKEGVLDPQGKAVKSSLASLGFNEVEEVKVGKYIELKINGNDAEVARQRVDVMCKKLLANPVIENFEIKIG
- a CDS encoding insulinase family protein — translated: MLLKESLQNGVTLVAEHVPHVRSVSVGVFVKQGSRDEPEKFSGLSHFIEHLLFKGTKNRNAKDIAVALDMIGGYCDAFTSREYTGVFVQASDFHIETVFELLSDILHNSLFDDNDVQKEKRVILEEIKMCEDLPDEFLYDLFFKVVWKGHLLGNPIQGTVKSVNNIKSKTIKEMFPGLYRPSQIILAVAGSFNKKKLIDFSNRYFCFDNVHDVKKNNSPSRKKPQYTPDIFIKRKSLEQAHFCLGFPGVSQTSEMRFAKYLLNLILGGSISSRLFQKIREDRGLVYNIYSFYSSFTDTGIFGVYAGASPDNIEEIVKLVMDELEDIAVKGVKDKELKIAKEHLKGNYLLSLESMNSRMTKLAKQELFFGKFSDIDEIMKNIDAVTIEDIKRFVSAVYRKDKLSLAGLGPIKRSIRREMFL
- a CDS encoding response regulator codes for the protein MKFELKILIVEDNADDRKLLRYNFENHGCKNVIEAQDGQEGLDLAKSQKPDLIISDALMPVMDGFQFLRAIKTDENLRSIPFVFYSATYTGYKEVELAISLGAEAFIVKPKDLNELWEKLNSIIKECNLRKEKTFPAEQIDNDHEYFRSYSNIVATKLEEKVRELENAKAVIEAKEQEWQTTFNSIGDCVTIHDKNFNIILANKSCEKVFGASQNEIRSRKCFELFHGKNEPHEACPKINTEQKGKPFEAERFESRLNRWFSIACFPLLDKNGVVRGVVHYAKDITERKKAEANLREIDKKFRVLFESSRDALMTLGPPSWEFTSCNQATVGMFRVKNDEEFITYGPEDLSPERQPDGRASDEKSKEMIETAMLKGSHFFEWTHKRSDGEEFPATVLLTHTELEGKQFLQATVRDLTEQRKLEAQYLQSQKMEVVGQLAGGIAHDFNNILTAITGYGHIALMKLEKDDPIRLNIEHMLEGVDRAAYLTKDILLFSRKHISNKTPVNLNEVVRQVEKFLKRVMGEDIECKTVLQERPIHVHADSHHLEQVLMNLATNARDAIPKGGAFTIATEKVTLNQGFISAHGYGKPGEYALITISDTGIGMDEETRKRIFEPFFTTKEVGKGTGLGLAVVYGIIKEHDGYINVYSEPGNGTTFRIYLPIIASKPRKETKTHQEEASEGGTETILVAEDDESLRNLSKAVLTELGYTVIEAVDGEDAVRKFMENKDRIHLILSDLIMPKMNGKEACDEIRKIKPDIKIIFMSGYAPDIVRQKVLLEDSAQMIFKPMSPNELLKKVRNVLDEGKHN
- the truB gene encoding tRNA pseudouridine(55) synthase TruB — translated: MDGIINLYKHKGITSFDAVKMVRNISGEKKCGHGGTLDPLAEGVLPVFLGKATRIIPFMPSIEDGEKKYSAMIRLGISTDTLDSEGTVVATYEGEKTPALEDVQKAVKSFSGTIRQVPPMFSAVKHKGKRLYKLAREGKVVERAPREVKIKEIEILSFEYPFLKINVTCSAGTYIRVLASDIGDMLGCGGHISELVRLRSGAFDIDGSKRIDEVREAGAKGILTGIVHEIDSILSSLAEVHVTDAGEKRVRDGASVTMENVVSVNGTLFDTGYCRIKGEGQMLLAIGQSMAPDADGQSEDKSYVFKIKRVFIN